A single genomic interval of Acidovorax sp. 1608163 harbors:
- a CDS encoding malonyl-CoA decarboxylase, which produces MNSTAEWISRSVSRLRAAAPAAAKEGGKGPEKQVRTSTDKSGVTDVVAKVAVPRSTHERLQATLRRGQEALSPRALRRLLTDLQEVVAPQVSELEGGRRAQAVAEWYATAEAEERRDMWLLLCEQFAPDATQFKSARQRYEAAAGTAEEGQAEISLRRALVSPRTRLLQRFAVFPEGMRFLVDMRAELLPLLKSDKRLLALDAELEHLFSTWFDVAFLELRRLSWDSPASLIEKLIKYEAVHDIRSWADLKNRLDSDRRCYGFFHPRLPNEPLIFVEVALVDKISSSITPLLDEAAAPADLAKATTAIFYSISNTQTGLRGVSFGDSLIKHVVETLTQEFPRLRTFATLSPIPGFRAWLGKHAGAMLERLDDKRRSELGRAVGFEPPQPTHFLAALDKPLELDAKSPVRQMLLECAAYYLGREMQEGKPVDAVARFHLGNGARVERLNWAGDPSAKGLKQSYGLMVNYLYDLKRIDKHRGLLAQGKVPVSGDIDSLCRN; this is translated from the coding sequence ATGAACAGCACCGCCGAATGGATCTCCCGCAGTGTCTCCCGTCTGCGCGCTGCCGCCCCTGCAGCCGCCAAAGAGGGCGGCAAAGGCCCTGAAAAGCAGGTCCGCACCAGTACCGACAAATCCGGCGTGACCGACGTAGTGGCCAAGGTGGCGGTGCCGCGCTCTACCCACGAGCGGCTGCAGGCCACGCTGCGCCGGGGGCAAGAGGCCTTGTCGCCCCGTGCGCTGCGCCGCTTGCTGACCGACTTGCAGGAAGTGGTGGCCCCGCAGGTGAGCGAGCTCGAAGGTGGTCGCCGTGCCCAGGCGGTGGCTGAGTGGTATGCCACGGCCGAGGCCGAAGAGCGGCGCGACATGTGGCTGCTGCTGTGCGAGCAGTTTGCGCCCGATGCCACGCAGTTCAAATCGGCCCGCCAGCGCTACGAGGCCGCCGCAGGCACAGCCGAAGAAGGGCAGGCCGAAATCTCGCTGCGCCGCGCGCTGGTGTCGCCGCGCACCCGGCTGTTGCAGCGGTTTGCGGTGTTCCCCGAAGGCATGCGCTTTTTGGTGGACATGCGCGCTGAGCTGCTGCCGCTGCTCAAAAGCGACAAGCGCTTGCTGGCGCTCGATGCCGAGCTGGAGCACCTGTTCTCGACCTGGTTTGACGTGGCGTTTTTGGAGCTGCGCCGCCTGTCGTGGGACTCGCCCGCTTCGCTGATTGAAAAGCTCATCAAGTACGAGGCGGTGCACGACATCCGCAGCTGGGCCGACCTGAAAAACCGCCTGGACAGCGACCGCCGCTGCTACGGCTTCTTCCACCCCCGGCTGCCCAACGAGCCGCTGATTTTTGTGGAGGTGGCGCTGGTCGACAAAATCTCGTCCAGCATCACGCCCCTGCTGGACGAGGCCGCCGCCCCGGCCGACCTGGCCAAGGCCACCACGGCCATTTTTTATTCCATCAGCAACACGCAGACGGGGCTGCGCGGGGTGAGTTTTGGCGATTCGCTCATCAAGCATGTGGTGGAGACGCTGACACAAGAGTTTCCACGGCTGCGCACCTTTGCCACGCTGTCGCCCATTCCGGGTTTTCGCGCCTGGCTGGGCAAGCATGCCGGTGCGATGCTAGAGCGCCTGGACGACAAGCGCCGCAGCGAGCTGGGCCGTGCGGTGGGGTTTGAGCCGCCACAGCCCACGCACTTTCTGGCAGCGCTGGACAAGCCACTGGAGCTGGATGCCAAATCCCCCGTGCGCCAGATGCTGCTGGAGTGCGCGGCGTACTATCTGGGCCGCGAGATGCAAGAGGGCAAGCCGGTGGACGCCGTGGCGCGCTTTCACCTGGGCAACGGGGCCCGCGTGGAGCGCCTGAACTGGGCGGGCGACCCCTCCGCCAAGGGGCTGAAACAATCGTATGGGTTGATGGTGAATTACCTGTACGACTTGAAGCGCATAGACAAGCACCGCGGCTTGCTGGCGCAGGGCAAAGTGCCAGTGTCGGGAGACATCGACAGCCTTTGCCGCAACTGA
- a CDS encoding tripartite tricarboxylate transporter substrate binding protein gives MTRDNNLQRQHLQRRQLLRAAAGTGLGLLGTGSLWAQASAWPSKPVNLVVPFPAGGGTDAFARPLAAQFSKSTGKMLVIDNRGGAGGTVGASFAARAAADGYTLFMGGVHHSIAPAMYPKLDYDIEKDFIPLALLARVPQVLVVNPKIPSTNFKQFLDHVKKNPAKLNYGSAGAGTSHHLAGELFKQQTGTFITHIPYRGAGPALQDLIGGNVDMMFDGLGSSAAHIKGGRIKALMVSGAKRNPAFPDVPCAAEVGLPDYTVTTWYGLWAPKGTPADVQARIVEEAKRLGTFDELKTIWAANGADYGGMTQQQFGAFVSSEVKRWAEVVKASGAKLD, from the coding sequence ATGACGAGAGACAACAACCTGCAGCGCCAACACCTGCAGCGCCGCCAACTGCTGCGCGCAGCCGCTGGCACGGGCCTGGGTTTGCTGGGCACGGGCAGCCTGTGGGCGCAGGCATCGGCCTGGCCTTCCAAGCCAGTGAACCTGGTGGTGCCCTTTCCGGCCGGGGGCGGCACCGACGCCTTTGCCAGGCCGCTGGCGGCGCAGTTTTCCAAGTCCACCGGCAAGATGCTGGTGATTGACAACCGGGGTGGCGCAGGCGGCACCGTGGGGGCCAGCTTTGCAGCCCGTGCGGCGGCCGATGGCTACACGCTGTTCATGGGCGGTGTGCACCACTCCATCGCACCGGCCATGTACCCCAAGCTCGACTACGACATCGAGAAAGACTTCATCCCGCTGGCCTTGCTGGCGCGCGTGCCCCAGGTGCTGGTGGTGAACCCCAAGATCCCCTCGACCAACTTCAAGCAGTTCCTCGACCACGTCAAGAAAAACCCCGCCAAGCTCAACTACGGCTCGGCCGGTGCGGGCACATCGCACCACCTGGCGGGCGAGTTGTTCAAGCAGCAAACCGGCACCTTCATCACGCACATTCCCTACCGTGGCGCAGGCCCGGCGTTGCAAGACCTGATTGGCGGCAATGTGGACATGATGTTCGACGGCCTGGGCTCGTCGGCCGCGCACATCAAGGGCGGGCGCATCAAGGCGCTGATGGTGTCGGGTGCCAAGCGCAACCCGGCTTTCCCCGACGTGCCCTGCGCCGCCGAAGTGGGCCTGCCCGACTACACCGTGACCACTTGGTACGGCCTGTGGGCCCCCAAGGGCACGCCCGCCGATGTGCAAGCGCGCATCGTGGAAGAAGCCAAGCGCCTGGGCACCTTCGATGAACTCAAGACCATCTGGGCCGCCAACGGCGCTGACTACGGCGGCATGACGCAGCAGCAGTTTGGTGCGTTTGTGAGCAGCGAGGTCAAGCGCTGGGCGGAGGTGGTCAAGGCCTCTGGCGCAAAACTGGATTAG
- a CDS encoding enoyl-CoA hydratase/isomerase family protein, translating to MSGEVLMEVGEGGVVYVTLRHAGRLNAMSRAMWRQLRAVFEDVQHRADARCVVVAGEGGAFCAGGDISEYPGFRFDAAALRDFHENDVWGGLNAMLVCDVPIVASISGACMGAGVEIASCCDVRVAGASARFGAPIAKLGFPMAPREAQLVAGAVGDVTARQMLLEAATFNAADMQARGFLSRVVADDMVATEALGSARRIAALAPGAARMNKQVLRALKMPIAQDGKAQAAIEMIVNGPQDPYAYADSPEHREGITAFLEKRSPQFD from the coding sequence ATGTCGGGTGAAGTATTAATGGAAGTCGGTGAGGGCGGTGTGGTGTATGTCACGCTGCGTCACGCCGGGCGGTTGAATGCCATGTCGCGGGCGATGTGGCGGCAGTTGCGTGCGGTGTTTGAAGACGTGCAGCACCGCGCCGATGCGCGCTGCGTGGTGGTGGCGGGCGAGGGCGGGGCGTTTTGTGCGGGGGGCGATATTTCGGAATACCCCGGCTTTCGCTTCGATGCCGCAGCGCTGCGCGACTTTCATGAAAACGACGTGTGGGGCGGGTTGAATGCCATGCTGGTGTGCGATGTGCCCATCGTGGCCAGCATCAGCGGCGCCTGCATGGGCGCGGGGGTAGAGATTGCCAGCTGCTGCGATGTGCGCGTGGCTGGTGCATCGGCCCGCTTTGGCGCCCCCATTGCTAAGCTCGGCTTTCCCATGGCCCCGCGCGAGGCGCAGTTGGTGGCAGGCGCTGTGGGCGATGTTACGGCCCGCCAAATGTTGCTAGAGGCCGCCACCTTCAACGCCGCAGACATGCAGGCGCGCGGTTTTTTGAGCCGTGTGGTGGCCGACGACATGGTCGCCACCGAAGCCCTGGGCAGCGCCCGCCGCATCGCCGCCCTGGCCCCCGGCGCCGCCCGCATGAACAAACAGGTGCTTAGGGCATTAAAAATGCCTATAGCGCAGGACGGTAAAGCGCAAGCAGCTATTGAAATGATAGTAAACGGCCCACAAGACCCCTACGCCTATGCCGACAGCCCCGAGCACCGCGAAGGCATCACTGCCTTTCTAGAAAAGCGTTCGCCCCAGTTTGATTGA
- a CDS encoding malonyl-CoA synthase: MSQHNLFSALRAAFPSDLDSTAVETTAADGSPLFYTWRDLDRASARIANLLASLKLPEGSRVAVQVEKSVEAMALYLATLRAGYVFLPLNTAYQSAEIEYFIGNAEPAVVVCSPGNFGWVSKIAFTLGTQHVFTLGDDRSGSLLERATHHSDEHQAVARSADDLAAILYTSGTTGRSKGAMLTHGNMLSNAVMLKDYWGWKKGDVLIHALPIFHVHGLFVAIHGALINGSKMIWMAKFDPKAVIAAMPRATVFMGVPTLYVRMLAEPALNKQAVKNMRLFIAGSAPLLIETFKDWQQRTGHTILERYGMSETIMLTSNPYTADKRYNGQDERRGGTVGFPLPGVSLRVQGDDGKDLPVGEIGGIQVKGPNVFKGYWRMPEKTAEEFTKDGYFKTGDVGKVDERGYAHIVGRSKDLIISGGYNVYPAEIEGYINDMPGVAESALVGVPHPDFGEVGVAVVIAKPGASLDADAIVAQLKSQLANFKIPKKCFVVAELPRNTMGKVQKNLLRDQYKGLFV; the protein is encoded by the coding sequence ATGAGCCAACACAACCTCTTCAGCGCCTTGCGCGCCGCCTTCCCGTCTGACCTGGACAGCACTGCCGTCGAAACCACGGCAGCAGACGGCTCCCCGCTGTTCTATACCTGGCGCGACCTGGACCGCGCCAGCGCCCGCATCGCCAACCTGCTCGCATCGCTCAAGCTGCCCGAAGGCAGCCGCGTGGCCGTGCAGGTCGAAAAGTCGGTCGAAGCCATGGCGCTGTACCTGGCCACGCTGCGCGCGGGCTACGTCTTCTTGCCCCTCAACACCGCCTACCAAAGCGCTGAGATCGAATACTTCATCGGCAACGCCGAGCCCGCCGTGGTGGTGTGCAGCCCCGGCAACTTTGGCTGGGTCAGCAAGATCGCCTTCACCCTGGGCACGCAGCATGTGTTCACCCTGGGCGACGACCGCAGCGGCAGTTTGCTGGAGCGCGCTACGCACCACAGCGACGAGCACCAGGCCGTGGCCCGCAGTGCCGACGACCTGGCCGCCATCCTGTACACCAGCGGCACCACCGGCCGCAGCAAGGGCGCCATGCTCACGCACGGCAACATGCTCAGCAACGCCGTCATGCTCAAGGACTACTGGGGCTGGAAGAAGGGGGACGTGCTCATTCACGCCTTGCCCATCTTCCACGTCCATGGCCTGTTCGTCGCCATCCACGGCGCACTCATCAACGGCAGCAAGATGATCTGGATGGCCAAGTTCGACCCCAAGGCCGTCATCGCCGCCATGCCCCGCGCCACAGTGTTCATGGGCGTGCCCACGCTGTACGTGCGCATGCTGGCCGAGCCCGCACTGAACAAGCAGGCGGTGAAGAACATGCGCCTGTTCATCGCAGGCTCTGCACCGCTGCTCATCGAGACCTTCAAAGACTGGCAGCAACGCACCGGCCACACCATCCTGGAGCGCTACGGCATGAGCGAAACCATCATGCTCACCAGCAACCCCTACACCGCCGACAAGCGCTACAACGGCCAGGATGAACGCCGTGGCGGCACCGTGGGCTTCCCCCTGCCGGGCGTGAGCCTGCGCGTGCAGGGCGACGACGGCAAAGACCTGCCCGTGGGCGAAATCGGCGGCATCCAGGTCAAGGGCCCCAACGTGTTCAAGGGCTACTGGCGCATGCCCGAAAAGACAGCGGAAGAGTTCACCAAAGACGGCTACTTCAAGACCGGCGACGTGGGCAAAGTCGATGAGCGCGGCTATGCCCATATCGTTGGCCGCAGCAAAGACCTCATCATCAGCGGCGGCTACAACGTCTACCCCGCAGAGATCGAGGGCTACATCAACGACATGCCCGGCGTAGCCGAAAGCGCCCTGGTTGGCGTGCCACACCCCGACTTTGGCGAAGTGGGCGTGGCCGTGGTCATTGCCAAGCCCGGTGCCAGCCTGGACGCCGATGCCATCGTGGCCCAGCTCAAGTCGCAGTTGGCCAACTTTAAGATTCCCAAGAAGTGCTTTGTGGTGGCGGAACTGCCGCGCAATACGATGGGGAAGGTGCAGAAGAATCTGCTGCGGGATCAGTACAAGGGGTTGTTTGTGTAG
- a CDS encoding LysR substrate-binding domain-containing protein, translating into MRRLCPTISELNAFHSAAKHQAFTMAARELCVTQSAISRHIAALEDYLGQKLFIRKATGLELTEAGATYLNATRPAMAALESATAQLMSYGGDGGSLNLSVPPTFAAQWLFPRLGHFKRTLPQVSLNFVRYQHAHDFATPHEFDAAIQYGYGNWPSANARYLIGKETSIVCSPQLRDALPLRTPQDLMRATLLQHIEVPLAWQDWMEANGLDTSASRFGPGFNLYSLIIRAAVSGFGVGIVPTCLVEDELQAGTLVEPLKDRFDSPLGYYLCAPTARTNLSVYRLVAGWLEHCCNHAEGAATPVAAEAGAGCIFCAPQQGANGANAVTTAAAMAG; encoded by the coding sequence ATGCGCCGCCTCTGCCCCACTATTTCGGAGCTGAACGCCTTTCACTCCGCCGCCAAGCACCAAGCCTTCACCATGGCCGCGCGCGAGCTGTGCGTGACGCAAAGCGCCATCAGCCGCCACATTGCGGCGCTGGAGGACTACCTGGGCCAAAAGCTCTTCATCCGCAAAGCCACGGGACTAGAGCTGACCGAGGCAGGCGCCACCTACCTCAACGCCACCCGCCCTGCCATGGCCGCGCTGGAATCCGCCACGGCACAGCTCATGTCGTACGGGGGCGATGGCGGCTCGCTCAACCTGTCGGTGCCGCCCACGTTTGCGGCGCAGTGGCTCTTCCCACGCCTGGGGCACTTCAAGCGCACGCTGCCGCAGGTGTCGCTGAACTTTGTGCGCTACCAGCACGCGCACGACTTTGCGACCCCGCACGAGTTTGACGCCGCCATCCAGTACGGCTACGGCAACTGGCCCAGCGCCAATGCGCGCTACCTCATCGGCAAAGAGACCAGCATCGTCTGCAGCCCCCAACTGCGCGACGCCCTGCCCCTGCGCACTCCGCAAGACCTGATGCGCGCCACGCTGCTGCAACACATCGAAGTGCCCCTGGCATGGCAAGACTGGATGGAGGCTAACGGCCTGGACACCAGCGCCAGCCGCTTTGGGCCGGGCTTCAACCTCTACTCACTCATCATCCGCGCCGCCGTCTCAGGCTTTGGCGTGGGCATAGTGCCCACCTGCCTGGTGGAAGACGAACTGCAGGCAGGCACTCTGGTAGAGCCCCTGAAAGACCGCTTTGACAGCCCGCTGGGCTACTACCTGTGCGCACCCACGGCCCGCACCAATTTGTCGGTGTACCGGCTGGTGGCCGGGTGGCTGGAGCATTGCTGCAACCATGCGGAGGGTGCTGCCACGCCTGTGGCTGCAGAGGCTGGGGCGGGCTGCATTTTTTGCGCGCCACAGCAAGGTGCTAACGGCGCCAACGCAGTCACCACCGCTGCAGCCATGGCGGGTTGA
- a CDS encoding amidohydrolase family protein, with protein MTTLLIENSRVLDVHALTLRTGLSVLVQDGRIAAVGADLVAPEGATVLDARGMTLMPGLIDCHVHVVASSFNLGAVAKMPNVFTMMRSLPIMKGMLERGFTTVRDAGGADWSLAEAVRTGLVQGPRIFPAGKALSQTGGHADFRQRNDDLDVCSCAYKLGNIGRVVDGVDACRLAVREEILKGATQIKVMASGGVASPNDPIGNLGYSEAELHAIVEEASNANTYVMAHAYTPRAIARAVRCGVRTIEHGNLVDAPTAEFMAEMGAFMVPTLITYEGLANEGERYGLPAVSIAKIDSVRGQGKQAIEILAKAGVKMGLGSDLLAETHYLQSDELRLRAEILGNGPVLQQATLIGAEILGQQGQLGEVTVGAIADILLVDGNPLTDITCLLNQGERIRAIAKDGVWVKNTL; from the coding sequence ATGACCACTTTGTTGATTGAAAACAGCCGCGTTCTGGATGTGCATGCCCTGACTTTGCGCACCGGCCTGTCCGTTCTGGTGCAGGACGGCCGCATTGCCGCCGTGGGGGCTGACTTGGTGGCCCCTGAAGGCGCCACAGTGCTGGACGCCCGCGGCATGACGCTCATGCCCGGCCTGATCGACTGCCACGTGCACGTGGTGGCGTCTTCGTTCAACCTGGGTGCCGTGGCCAAGATGCCCAACGTGTTCACCATGATGCGCTCGCTGCCCATCATGAAGGGCATGCTGGAGCGGGGCTTTACCACTGTGCGTGATGCGGGCGGCGCCGACTGGTCGCTGGCCGAGGCGGTGCGCACGGGGCTGGTGCAGGGGCCGCGCATCTTCCCTGCGGGCAAGGCGCTGTCGCAAACGGGCGGGCATGCGGATTTCCGCCAGCGCAACGATGACCTGGATGTGTGTTCGTGCGCCTACAAGCTCGGCAACATCGGTCGCGTGGTCGATGGCGTGGATGCTTGCCGCCTGGCGGTGCGTGAAGAAATTCTGAAGGGCGCCACGCAGATCAAGGTGATGGCTTCGGGCGGCGTGGCCTCGCCCAACGACCCAATTGGCAACCTGGGCTATTCCGAGGCCGAGCTGCACGCCATTGTGGAAGAGGCATCCAATGCCAACACCTATGTCATGGCCCACGCCTACACGCCCCGCGCCATCGCCCGTGCCGTGCGCTGCGGCGTGCGCACTATCGAGCACGGCAACCTGGTGGATGCGCCTACGGCAGAGTTCATGGCCGAGATGGGGGCTTTCATGGTGCCCACGCTCATCACCTACGAGGGCCTGGCCAACGAGGGCGAGCGTTATGGCCTGCCTGCGGTGTCGATTGCCAAGATCGATTCGGTGCGCGGCCAGGGCAAGCAGGCCATCGAGATCCTGGCCAAGGCGGGCGTGAAGATGGGCCTGGGCAGCGACTTGCTGGCCGAGACGCATTACCTGCAGTCGGACGAGTTGCGCTTGCGCGCGGAGATTCTGGGCAATGGCCCGGTGCTGCAGCAGGCCACGCTGATTGGCGCGGAGATTCTGGGCCAGCAAGGCCAGCTGGGCGAAGTCACGGTCGGTGCCATTGCCGACATCTTGCTGGTCGATGGCAACCCGTTGACCGACATCACCTGCCTGCTGAACCAGGGCGAGCGCATTCGCGCCATCGCCAAGGACGGCGTGTGGGTCAAGAACACCCTTTGA
- a CDS encoding ABC transporter substrate-binding protein, protein MQRRNFVKLGGAAAALQFLPSIGFSQQGEVFRIGSLTPITGAGSPYGPGMQQAIRLAVDEVNAAGGAGGRKLELFTEDDQTKPDAAVLAAKKLIEVNKVQAVLGTWASGVTLAVMPLTDAAGIIQMNVSGAPAISTLDTKDLVWRFQATNDRFGAAFAEICAKRGFKRPATMAFNNASGLGNVEGFTKVWEKRGGKVAAHVTYEPSRPSYRSELQKILAAKPDVIVMGSYLPDTTIILREWFQSGADTKWIIPGWAANPDLVKALGAEVCEGIISVDTVSNEKSASYAQFDAAFTKATGKAASTNIYAAMAYDMVISLALAMEAAGPKATVEQINAKMRDVSNAPGTAVFTFAEGKAQLAKKAKVNYEGASSKLDFDKAGDVTPDFGVFIIEKGQLVRRDVVSITM, encoded by the coding sequence ATGCAACGTAGAAATTTCGTCAAGCTCGGCGGCGCCGCTGCGGCTCTGCAGTTCCTTCCCTCCATCGGTTTCAGCCAGCAAGGTGAGGTGTTCCGCATTGGCTCGCTCACGCCCATCACCGGCGCAGGCAGCCCCTACGGCCCGGGCATGCAGCAGGCCATCCGCCTGGCAGTGGATGAGGTCAATGCCGCGGGCGGCGCGGGTGGACGCAAGCTGGAGCTGTTCACCGAAGACGACCAGACCAAGCCCGACGCGGCCGTGCTGGCCGCCAAGAAGCTGATCGAGGTGAACAAGGTGCAGGCGGTGCTGGGCACCTGGGCCTCGGGCGTGACGCTGGCAGTGATGCCGCTGACGGATGCGGCAGGCATCATCCAGATGAACGTGTCGGGCGCGCCCGCCATTTCCACGCTGGACACCAAGGACCTGGTGTGGCGCTTTCAGGCCACCAACGACCGCTTTGGCGCGGCCTTTGCCGAGATCTGCGCCAAGCGCGGCTTCAAGCGCCCGGCCACGATGGCGTTCAACAACGCCTCGGGCCTGGGCAATGTCGAAGGCTTCACCAAGGTGTGGGAAAAGCGCGGCGGCAAGGTGGCCGCACACGTCACCTACGAGCCCAGCCGCCCCAGCTACCGCAGCGAGCTGCAGAAGATTCTGGCTGCCAAGCCCGATGTGATCGTGATGGGCTCGTACCTGCCCGACACCACCATCATCCTGCGCGAGTGGTTCCAGTCTGGTGCCGACACCAAGTGGATCATCCCCGGCTGGGCGGCCAACCCCGACCTGGTGAAGGCCCTGGGCGCAGAGGTGTGCGAGGGCATCATTTCGGTGGACACGGTGTCCAACGAAAAGAGCGCTTCGTATGCCCAGTTTGACGCGGCCTTCACCAAGGCCACGGGCAAGGCGGCCTCCACCAACATTTACGCCGCCATGGCGTACGACATGGTGATATCGCTGGCGCTGGCCATGGAGGCTGCTGGCCCCAAGGCCACGGTAGAGCAGATCAACGCCAAGATGCGCGATGTCTCCAACGCCCCCGGCACGGCCGTGTTCACCTTTGCCGAAGGCAAGGCGCAACTGGCCAAAAAGGCCAAGGTGAACTACGAAGGCGCATCGAGCAAGCTGGACTTTGACAAGGCGGGTGATGTGACGCCGGACTTTGGCGTGTTCATCATCGAAAAGGGCCAACTGGTGCGGCGCGACGTGGTGTCCATCACGATGTGA
- a CDS encoding branched-chain amino acid ABC transporter permease — MTWIDFVNLLINGLIEGLVVALPALAMTLVMGVNRFPNAATGDMLTTGAYAAVAVQLLGGWPLWAAALISMVVTAVVSAGSYTLIFRKLAGRPMVSSMLAAIGLGFLLRSLIGFFAGHDQRTFDLPLVRAWNFGGIRVLPTDLAIAAVAAGCLLVVFVLIYRTSFGRQLRAVADSADLARASGIRANGLMLSLWLLVGALSSLGGVLLGMKAVVSPEMGWESLIPAFAAMVLGGIGSPVGAVLGALLLCVAQELAVPLMGPSYKLVLSFVVLALVLLVRPAGIMGRVQLVR; from the coding sequence ATGACCTGGATCGACTTTGTAAACCTGCTGATCAACGGATTGATCGAAGGCCTGGTGGTGGCACTGCCTGCCCTGGCCATGACCCTGGTGATGGGCGTCAACCGCTTTCCCAACGCAGCCACGGGCGACATGCTCACCACCGGCGCCTACGCTGCCGTGGCGGTGCAGCTGTTGGGGGGCTGGCCGCTGTGGGCGGCGGCGCTCATCAGCATGGTGGTCACGGCCGTGGTGTCGGCAGGCTCGTACACGCTGATCTTTCGCAAGCTGGCCGGGCGGCCCATGGTGTCGTCCATGCTCGCGGCCATTGGGCTCGGGTTTTTGCTGCGCAGCCTGATCGGTTTTTTTGCCGGGCATGACCAGCGCACGTTTGACCTGCCCCTGGTGCGCGCCTGGAACTTTGGCGGCATTCGCGTGTTGCCCACCGACCTGGCCATTGCGGCGGTGGCCGCCGGTTGCCTGCTGGTGGTCTTTGTGCTGATCTACCGCACCAGCTTTGGCCGACAGCTGCGTGCCGTGGCTGACAGTGCCGACCTGGCGCGGGCCAGCGGCATTCGCGCCAATGGGTTGATGCTGAGCCTGTGGCTGTTGGTGGGCGCGTTGTCATCACTGGGTGGCGTGCTGCTGGGCATGAAGGCTGTGGTCAGCCCCGAGATGGGGTGGGAGAGCCTAATCCCCGCGTTTGCCGCCATGGTGCTGGGCGGCATCGGTAGCCCGGTGGGCGCGGTGCTGGGTGCGCTGCTGCTGTGTGTGGCGCAAGAGCTGGCGGTGCCACTGATGGGGCCGTCGTACAAGCTGGTGCTGTCGTTTGTGGTGTTGGCCCTGGTGCTGCTGGTACGCCCGGCCGGCATCATGGGCCGCGTGCAACTGGTGCGGTAA
- a CDS encoding branched-chain amino acid ABC transporter permease has product MIAYLCAIGIVALIYCLLALGLNLQFGLTRLVNFGVVAFFAVGAYTSGLLALQGVPLVLCFVAAAVLSGLLALPIGLLSLRLRDDYLAIVTLGFSEAVRISIQQESWLTKGVQGLPGLPKLFASWGSGVSDMAIFATLLAVVAVVAWGTVRLAASPFGRLLKAIGDDEPALSALGKDPAWFKVQVFMLGAALAGVAGAFYAHFITFITPEQFIPLITFYVWMGLVMGGSGTVRGAVFGSLLLMVFLEGSRFAKDWVPGVSEVGMASLRLAAVGLALILVTLYKPNGLFGGKTQ; this is encoded by the coding sequence ATGATTGCTTACCTGTGTGCCATTGGAATCGTTGCCCTTATTTACTGCCTGCTGGCGCTGGGCCTGAACCTGCAGTTCGGCCTGACCCGGCTGGTCAATTTTGGCGTCGTGGCGTTCTTCGCCGTGGGCGCCTACACCTCGGGCCTGCTGGCGCTGCAAGGCGTGCCGCTGGTGCTGTGTTTTGTGGCGGCGGCTGTGCTCTCGGGCTTGCTGGCGCTGCCCATTGGGCTGCTGTCGCTGCGCTTGCGGGACGACTACCTGGCCATCGTGACGCTGGGCTTTTCGGAGGCGGTGCGCATCTCCATTCAGCAAGAAAGCTGGCTGACCAAGGGCGTGCAGGGCTTGCCCGGCTTGCCCAAGCTGTTTGCGTCCTGGGGCAGTGGTGTGTCGGATATGGCGATTTTTGCCACGCTGCTGGCGGTGGTTGCTGTGGTGGCCTGGGGCACGGTGCGCCTGGCGGCCAGCCCGTTTGGGCGGCTGCTCAAGGCCATTGGCGATGATGAGCCCGCGTTGTCGGCCCTGGGCAAGGACCCTGCCTGGTTCAAGGTGCAGGTGTTCATGCTGGGGGCGGCGCTGGCTGGCGTGGCGGGGGCGTTCTATGCGCACTTCATCACCTTCATCACGCCAGAGCAGTTCATCCCGCTCATCACGTTCTATGTGTGGATGGGACTGGTGATGGGCGGCTCGGGCACGGTGCGCGGCGCGGTGTTTGGCTCGCTGCTGCTCATGGTGTTTCTGGAGGGCTCGCGCTTTGCCAAGGACTGGGTGCCGGGCGTGTCAGAAGTTGGCATGGCCAGCCTGCGTTTGGCAGCGGTCGGCCTGGCGCTGATTCTGGTCACCCTGTACAAGCCCAACGGCCTATTTGGAGGCAAAACCCAATGA